From the genome of Acidaminococcus sp.:
CAGAACCGGTGCCTCGTTTTCGGCCCCGAAGGGAGCCAGTCTGTCAAGGGCTTCCACGTCCCTTACAGTCAGTGTCTCATCATCCGCAAGCAAGAGATCGGGCGTCACGACCGGTTCATAAGGCTCGTTATGAAGCAGTTCGGCAACTGTCTGTTTGAATGCTTCCCGGAAAGAAGCAATCTGCCCTTCCTCGATGGTGAGACCTGCTGCCTGAGCATGACCGCCAAATTGTACCATATAGCGGCTGCAGGATGCCAATGCGTTATAGAGATGAATCGGAGGAATGCTCCGGCAGGAACCGTGGGCCACACCATCTTTCAGACTCATGAGGATAGCGGGGACATGATACTTCTCAACAAGGCGCGAAGCCACAATTCCGATGACACCCGGGTGCCATCCTTCTTTCGCAAGCACGATGGCCCAATCTGCGCTGCCCGGTTCTGCAAGCATCATTTCAGCCTCTTCAAAAATCTTTTGGCTGAGATCCTGGCGCTTGGCGTTTTCCTCATTCAGGAAATGGGCCCGGCGTTTAGCCTCTTCCGGATCTTTAGCAAGAAGAAGGCGCACCGCGTCCATTGCGTCCCCCAGCCTTCCGGCCGCATTAATACGGGGACCGATGCCGAAACCGATTGTTTCGCTCGTTACGCGGGCGTCCTTGCTGATACAGGAATCCAGGAGAGCCTGCAAACCCACCAATTTCGTCCGGCGAATCTTGGCGAGCCCGATACGGACGATTTCCCTGTTTTCGTCCACAAGAGGAACCACATCCGCTACAGTCGCGACAGCCGCAAGCTCTATATATTCATGCCAGTACGGCCCGCTCGGGTCAATGGCTTTCTGCAGTGCCTGGCAGAGCTTAAAGGCCACACAGGCTCCGCAAATTGACTTACAGGGATATTTATCACCCGGTCTGTTCGGATTGACCACGGCACAAACATCGGGCAGTACAGTCGGCGGCAGATGGTGATCTGTCACGATGATATCCATCGACTTAGGAGCCTGTGCCGTTACTTCCGCCCCGGTAATACCCGTATCTACGGTCACCATCAATGTTGTTCCTCCGGCAGCAATTTTTTGAAGTGCCGGCAGATTAAGACCATAGCCTTCCGAATCCCGACGAGGAATATAAATGGAGACATCTGCTCCAAGTTCTTTTAAATATAAATACAATAAACTGCTTCCCGTCGTACCATCGACATCGTAGTCACCGTAAATTGTAATCTTTTCGCCGCTTTTAACTGCCTTGAGGATGCGCTGTACGGCGCGTTCCATATCCGAAAGCAGGAACGGATCATAAAAAGGGTCCGGTCTCCCCTTCAGGAAAATCTCAATTTTCTTCGGGTCTGTCATACCGCGGCTGACAAGTACAGCCATGACAAGCCGCGGCAGTCCCAACTGGTCCGCAAGCTGCTGTTCCCGCAGAGTCAGCTGCAATTCAGCAGAATCAACTTTTGTACAAATCATGGAATGTATTATTTCTCCGGATTAAAAGGTTTAATGATAGGATCTTTGTCATCGTCGCCAGGACGATAGGTGCTGTGCGGACGCGGTGCCGTAAAGCGAGGAACATCCGAAGCAGGTCTGTCTTTCGAACGCTGCGTGGCCTGTTGTTTCAGTTCCTTGATTTCTCCCTTGAGTTTCCGTTCCTTCATGTAGTGTGTCGTCTTAACCTTCAGGGCAATCAGACCGGAAATCATGAAACCGATTACAAGAGACCCCAGAATAATCACGGCGAGACTCATGGAAAAATGCCAGAACAGGAAAGATACTTCTACCATAACCGCGTTCTGTACTGCAAAAATTGCAATGCAAAGGGCCATGATCCCCATAACGATCAAATACAGCATAGTGAACTCCTTTCAGAAACAGTAGCTGACAGATCAAAGCTTCCGGCGGCGCTCTTTCTAACAACAAAAGAAGAAGCGGCCTGCGGCTGCAGAAATCTGCACGACAAGCGCGCACGCCGCTTTCGGCATCGGCTATTTGCTGTCAGGTATATTAAACCTGCGTCTTTATTTTTTATACCCCGTCTTCCGGTCTACAATATTCTCCAGTGGTTGACCGGCTGCGTAACGTTTCAGGTTGTCGCAGGCAATGTCCACAATTCTGTCCCACGTAATCTGCGCGTGGAAACCACCGCTGACGTGCGGCGTAATATGCAGGTTCGGAGTCTTCCAGAGAGGACTGTCCTGCGGCAGCGGTTCAGGCGTAGCCACATCAATGGCAGCACCGTTAAGATGTCCTGATTTCAGGGCTTCCATCAATTCTTCCTGTACGACAGCTACACCACGGCCTACGTTGATGAAGAAAGCCCCTTCCTTCATGGCTGCAAAGCGTTCCTTGTTATAGATGTGTTCCGTCTGCGGCGTGTCAGGCAGCGCCGAAATCACAATATCAGCCCGCGCCAGGTACTTATCAAGATCATCCAGTGTACCCATTTCATCGGCTTCCGGCAGCGGAGCTGTGCTGCGGCGGCGAATGCCGATGACATGCGCACCCATCGTCTTAAGGAGCAGGCCCGTCCGGCGTCCGATGTTGCCGAACCCGACAATGACAGCCGTGCTGCCATAAATGGTATGAACCGTGCCTTCATCGTGCCAAAGGCCCTGCTTCTGGTTAGCGTCGTATTTATAGAAATTCTTCATCATCGGCAGCAGCAGTCCCAGGATATGCTCGGCAATATTGATGCCATAGCCGCCCGTTGCGTTGGTAAGGAGCAGATCCTTTGGAAACGTCGGTTCCGAAGTATACGTATTAGCGCCTGCGGTTTCAAGCTGCAGCCACTTTAGTTTTGGCAGCGTGGCAGCCATCGGCGGTTTAATATTTCCGATGATGACTTCTGCTTCGGCAAGTTTGTCCGGATCTTTGCCATAATAGAAATCCGCATTCGGCAGAGCTGCTTCCAGCGCTTTCTTATGCTTGTCCAATACCTTCATTACTACTGCAATTTTCATGAGTTGCCTCCTTGAAGATACAATGTATTCTTGTCGAACTTTAATTTTATAAGATTTTCCTATTATAAACAATGGGTAAGCAGAAAGGATAGGAGAAATGCGCTTAAAAAGAGCTAAAAGTGTGAAAAAAGATACAAAAATCAGACAAAGTAGAAGCAGTGGTTAGTGAGTAGTGATTAGTACAGCCGTGCAGGCAGTTACCTCGGAGGAACCTTAAAATAGATTACATGTGCCACTTAGCTTTTTATTCATTACAAACTACTTATCGTTTTACCTCCGCGTGCGACCTGCGTCATATGAAACAGGCTCAGTCGATTTCAGGATGGCCAAGCTTTTAGCTTGGTCTGTCAAGGAAGCTTTCCTCCCCCACTGCGTAGTCCTTCCTTCCGACTGCGTGGAAGGAGGTGGCATATGTTCCTTCACTGCAGTAGTATCTGAATTTCTATCCTCCACTGCCTTCTCAGTTCTCCTTGCGACGCCACTTCGTGGCGTGAAAGGAGGTTGTAGAAGATAAGCAAACTTCCTTCGTCAGTTTGCTTTTAATATAAAAAAGACTTCTTATTCTCCAGCCACCCCTGTTGGAGAAAAGAAGTCTTTTTAACTGCACGAAGTAAGAACTTACAAAAATTATTTTGGTACAAAGAGGTAAAGATGATCCATCCGCGCGCACTCAGAACGGATACGTTGAAAACCCAAACATTTGCATATGACTTCGAGCAGATGGTTACAGCTTACAGTAAATTTCACTTCTTGTACAGGGAGGGGGGTCGTGAATGGACCAAAAGTGGAAGCGAAAGGGAATTTTTTTGGGAAGCGGACGGAAAACTGCAGATAACGACAAAAAACTGTGAAGGAACGGTGTGCATTCCTTCACAGTTTTTACTTTACTTTGCTTTTCCCTTTTTGCCCCCGTCTATTTCTTTATGCAGCATATTCTGGATTTCCTGCATGAAGCTGTTAACGTCGGCGAACTGGCGATAAACCGAAGCGAACCGGACATAAGCAATCTGATCCACTTTTTCGAGATGTTTCATTACGGTCTCGCCAATCAGTGAAGACTTGACTTCATTTTCTCCCAAAGTTCGGATCTCGGCTTCGACTTCCGAAGCAATTCCCTTGATCTGATCATAAGAGAAAGGACGCTTTTCAAAAGCGCGCAAAAGCCCTGCTATCAGTTTCTGACTGTCGAACATCTCGCGGCGGCCATCTTTTTTGATTACAAGCAGAGGAGCGACTTCGTACTTTTCATACGTCGTGAAGCGGCGCCCGCATTTAGGGCACTCGCGTCTGCGGCGGATAGCGGTTCCGTTATCACTGGAACGGGAGTCAA
Proteins encoded in this window:
- the recJ gene encoding single-stranded-DNA-specific exonuclease RecJ, whose translation is MICTKVDSAELQLTLREQQLADQLGLPRLVMAVLVSRGMTDPKKIEIFLKGRPDPFYDPFLLSDMERAVQRILKAVKSGEKITIYGDYDVDGTTGSSLLYLYLKELGADVSIYIPRRDSEGYGLNLPALQKIAAGGTTLMVTVDTGITGAEVTAQAPKSMDIIVTDHHLPPTVLPDVCAVVNPNRPGDKYPCKSICGACVAFKLCQALQKAIDPSGPYWHEYIELAAVATVADVVPLVDENREIVRIGLAKIRRTKLVGLQALLDSCISKDARVTSETIGFGIGPRINAAGRLGDAMDAVRLLLAKDPEEAKRRAHFLNEENAKRQDLSQKIFEEAEMMLAEPGSADWAIVLAKEGWHPGVIGIVASRLVEKYHVPAILMSLKDGVAHGSCRSIPPIHLYNALASCSRYMVQFGGHAQAAGLTIEEGQIASFREAFKQTVAELLHNEPYEPVVTPDLLLADDETLTVRDVEALDRLAPFGAENEAPVLGFTRAQITRVSTMGKEKNHLRLDLRHAGQDFKGLVWKEGPSSPYFYSGEIAKIAFAPRLNTFRGITSVDLEVKAVETPHMVVDWRYSSKNKETLLNTILQKDKKTVTYKGDNSSVPPSMDGTVLNYGDPLPVGTRTVVFYDAGAAKVLTPTAFPLLNGQAAELHLLFNRDELVARREAVMRKYPDLVGMRYCYLHILHLLQAEGHVSREYLLGQHTREGYEITSDVLDVFLTLGLLIMREREIYLGKQTKKDMVHDVGFMAIQEKREEALRALNRLWHISAEEIAEIWNQRR
- a CDS encoding LapA family protein, translating into MLYLIVMGIMALCIAIFAVQNAVMVEVSFLFWHFSMSLAVIILGSLVIGFMISGLIALKVKTTHYMKERKLKGEIKELKQQATQRSKDRPASDVPRFTAPRPHSTYRPGDDDKDPIIKPFNPEK
- a CDS encoding D-2-hydroxyacid dehydrogenase, producing the protein MKIAVVMKVLDKHKKALEAALPNADFYYGKDPDKLAEAEVIIGNIKPPMAATLPKLKWLQLETAGANTYTSEPTFPKDLLLTNATGGYGINIAEHILGLLLPMMKNFYKYDANQKQGLWHDEGTVHTIYGSTAVIVGFGNIGRRTGLLLKTMGAHVIGIRRRSTAPLPEADEMGTLDDLDKYLARADIVISALPDTPQTEHIYNKERFAAMKEGAFFINVGRGVAVVQEELMEALKSGHLNGAAIDVATPEPLPQDSPLWKTPNLHITPHVSGGFHAQITWDRIVDIACDNLKRYAAGQPLENIVDRKTGYKK
- the nrdR gene encoding transcriptional regulator NrdR, which translates into the protein MKCPFCSYEDSRVIDSRSSDNGTAIRRRRECPKCGRRFTTYEKYEVAPLLVIKKDGRREMFDSQKLIAGLLRAFEKRPFSYDQIKGIASEVEAEIRTLGENEVKSSLIGETVMKHLEKVDQIAYVRFASVYRQFADVNSFMQEIQNMLHKEIDGGKKGKAK